ATCGTGGCCAGCAGAGAGAGACAGACAGCGGGATGGGATAGCCAGGAGATTCCGGCGGGCTCATAACCCGCAGATCGGTAGTTCAAATCTACCTCCCGCTACTTCTCGACGCGAACAACAACGAGGAACAGAGTCGTTCGAAACGGCTTCGTCGTTTCGTGACTGAGCGAATCAAAGATTCGCGAGGTCGTCGGCGCGTTGCGCCGACTGCAAGCGATTCCTCCGGAATCGCCCTGTCCGCGAAACCGGTGGTTTCGCTTGATGACGAAAGATGCTCCGCATCTTTCGAACCATGACGAGTGACGTGAGCGTCAAAAGTAGTTCAGAGTAGATTTGAAGTAGACAACGAGGGAGCGAAGCGACCGACGTTGGCGTGGTTCAAATCTCCCTCCCGCTATTTCTCGAGGCGAACACTACCTCTGCTATCGTCCAGAAACTCCGGACTCGAGGTGATAACTCTCTGAACTCGGATAATCAGAGGTTTGAACGCGACTACCGTCTGCAAACGGCGGAGACAGCTGCTGTACACACGTGAGAATAGAGAGACGAAGCGGTACCGGAGAAACGGTGACGATGAGCGGCCTGCTATCGTGGCGACAGGGAATGGCCACGCCCTCCCCAGCCGATTCACTCACTCGCGACACTCGTTCGCTTATCCCTCGCACGGTATCGTCAGCTGTCCTCACTGTCGTTCGGCCAGCCGACAGCGCGCGCCACCGCATGTCGGTTGGTCAGGCGGAGTAACACATCGACCACAGATACGGAGTCTGTAATTCGTCGAGGACAGTCCGACGAATCACGATACTGACTGACAGCCGAGAGGGTCGGTGCTAGCGGTCAGTCGAGATAGCCGAGTTCGCGCAGGCGGTCGGTCGGCATATCGATCCCCTCGTCGGTACCGGACGCGCCCGTGCCGGACTCCGCCGCGCGTTCCTCCGCCCACCGCCGCACGTCGTAGACCGATTTCGGATAGGTATCTGCCGTGGAACTCGCGTACGCGCGCCAGGAGTGACTCGCCGGTTTCTCGCCCGCGTCGGGCGGATAGAATGCGGCGCGCATGCCGTGATCGCTGACGACGAGGAGTTCGTCGTCCTCACCGAGGGCGGCGACGATTTCATCGACGAACCCGCCGACGCGGTCGTAGGCGCGGCCCAATGCGTCCTCGTCGTCGGCGTAGGCATGGCCCGCCGCATCCAACGTGTGGACGTGGACCCCGGCGATCGAGACCGGGTGTTTGAGCATCTCGCGGGCCCAGCCAAACTGCTGGGCACAGAGGCCGAACAGTTCGCGCTCGAACTCGCTTCGGGACATCCCCTCCGCCACGGCATTCATCAGGTCCCAGGCGCGCTGGAGTGGCCGGCCAT
This genomic stretch from Natrinema sp. SYSU A 869 harbors:
- a CDS encoding alkaline phosphatase family protein, which codes for MFDADDAVVHNWPGVHDGRPLQRAWDLMNAVAEGMSRSEFERELFGLCAQQFGWAREMLKHPVSIAGVHVHTLDAAGHAYADDEDALGRAYDRVGGFVDEIVAALGEDDELLVVSDHGMRAAFYPPDAGEKPASHSWRAYASSTADTYPKSVYDVRRWAEERAAESGTGASGTDEGIDMPTDRLRELGYLD